A single Panthera uncia isolate 11264 chromosome E2 unlocalized genomic scaffold, Puncia_PCG_1.0 HiC_scaffold_19, whole genome shotgun sequence DNA region contains:
- the IRF3 gene encoding interferon regulatory factor 3 isoform X2 encodes MALAPFPDGGPSSLPMVPEETPPFLLSPSVDIPAPCPNLQPPENPLRRLLVPEEEWEFEVTAFYRGRQVFQQTALCPGGLRLVASDADQTLPGQPIILPDPGVSLTDRGVMGYVRRVLSCLGGGLALWRAGQRLCARRLGHCHTYWALGEELLPDSGHGPSGEVPKDEEGDVFDLKPFVAELIAFIEGSGHSPRYTLWFCVGEPWPQDQPWIKKLVMVKVVPTCLRALLDMARSGGASSLETTVDLHISNSYPLSLTSDQYKAYLQDLVEDMDF; translated from the exons ATGGCCTTGGCCCCATTCCCAGATGGGGGGCCCTCGAGCCTGCCTATGGTCCCTGAGGAGACCCCTCCATTCTTGCTGAGCCCCAGCGTAGacatccctgccccctgcccaaaCCTGCAGCCCCCGGAAAACCCACTGAGGCGGCTGTTGGTGCCTGAGGAAG AGTGGGAGTTCGAGGTGACTGCCTTCTACCGGGGCCGCCAAGTCTTCCAGCAGACTGCCCTCTGCCCGGGGGGCCTGCGGCTGGTGGCGTCAGATGCAGACCAGACACTGCCTGGACAGCCAATAATCCTGCCAGACCCCGGGGTGTCGCTGACGGACAGGGGCGTGATGGGCTACGTGAGGCGTGTGCTGAGCTGCCTCGGTGGGGGGCTAGCTCTGTGGAGGGCGGGACAGCGGCTCTGCGCCCGGAGGCTGGGGCACTGTCACACGTACTGGGCCTTGGGCGAGGAGCTCCTCCCTGACAGTGGCCACGGGCCCAGCGGCGAGGTCCCCAAGGATGAGGAAGGAGACGTGTTCGACCTGAAGCCCTTCGTGGCAG AACTGATCGCCTTCATCGAAGGAAGCGGACACTCACCACGCTACACCCTCTGGTTCTGCGTTGGGGAGCCATGGCCCCAGGACCAGCCGTGGATCAAGAAGCTCGTGATGGTCAAG GTTGTTCCCACTTGTCTCAGGGCCCTGCTGGACATGGCACGGTCAGGGGGCGCCTCCTCACTGGAGACCACCGTGGACCTGCACATCTCCAACAGCTACCCACTCTCCCTCACCTCGGACCAGTACAAGGCCTACCTCCAGGACCTGGTCGAAGACATGGATTTCTAG